One genomic window of Paeniglutamicibacter sp. Y32M11 includes the following:
- the epsC gene encoding serine O-acetyltransferase EpsC: MRFLSRLAEDLQGASSHDPAARGNTENFLAYSGLHAIWIHRLTHRLWQNPQTRFPARLLSQFGRFLTGIEIHPGATIGRRFFIDHGMGVVIGETAEIGDDVMIYHGVTLGGRSLAKTKRHPTIGDRVVIGAGAKVLGPIIIGADSAIGANAVVVKDAPEGSIITGIPAKNRPRTADELAPAVDPAEYIDPAMWI; the protein is encoded by the coding sequence GTGCGTTTCCTTTCCCGACTGGCCGAAGACCTGCAGGGGGCAAGTTCTCACGATCCTGCTGCCCGTGGCAACACCGAAAACTTCTTGGCCTATTCAGGGTTGCATGCGATCTGGATCCATCGGCTCACCCACCGGCTGTGGCAAAATCCTCAGACGCGTTTCCCCGCCCGCCTGCTCTCGCAGTTCGGACGTTTCCTCACCGGAATCGAGATCCACCCCGGTGCCACCATCGGACGGCGTTTTTTCATCGACCACGGCATGGGTGTGGTCATCGGCGAGACCGCGGAGATCGGCGACGATGTGATGATCTATCACGGTGTCACTCTGGGTGGTCGTTCGCTGGCCAAGACCAAACGCCACCCGACGATCGGTGACCGGGTGGTCATCGGTGCCGGGGCCAAGGTACTTGGCCCGATCATCATTGGCGCGGATTCCGCGATTGGTGCCAACGCCGTGGTGGTCAAGGATGCTCCCGAGGGTTCGATCATCACCGGTATTCCGGCGAAGAACCGTCCGCGGACCGCCGATGAGCTTGCTCCGGCCGTTGACCCGGCCGAGTACATCGACCCGGCCATGTGGATCTAG
- the cysK gene encoding cysteine synthase A has product MSKIYNDVTQIVGRTPLVRLNRLGAGLPGNIAVKLEFYNPANSVKDRIGVAIVDAAEASGELHPGGTIVEGTSGNTGIALAMVGAARGYKVVLTMPETMSTERRVMLRAFGAEIVLTPGSEGMRGAVEKAKEIVATTENAIWAQQFANVANPAIHETTTGPEIWEDTDGEVDIFVAGIGTGGTITGAGRFLKSKKASVQIVAVEPKDSAILNGGKPGPHKIQGLGANFIPEVLDTELYDEVLDASIENSVSTARALGVQEGILGGISAGAAVWGALEIAKREENAGKLIVAVIPDFGERYISTLLFDDIRG; this is encoded by the coding sequence ATGTCGAAGATTTACAACGACGTCACGCAAATTGTTGGACGCACCCCGCTGGTGCGGCTGAACCGACTGGGCGCCGGACTGCCGGGGAACATCGCGGTGAAGCTGGAATTCTACAACCCGGCCAACTCGGTGAAGGACCGCATCGGCGTGGCCATCGTTGACGCCGCCGAGGCCTCCGGTGAACTGCACCCAGGCGGAACCATCGTTGAGGGAACCAGCGGTAACACCGGCATCGCCCTGGCCATGGTGGGTGCTGCCCGCGGTTACAAGGTCGTATTGACCATGCCCGAGACCATGAGCACCGAGCGTCGCGTCATGCTCCGCGCCTTCGGTGCCGAGATCGTGCTGACCCCGGGCTCCGAGGGTATGCGTGGCGCTGTGGAGAAGGCCAAGGAGATCGTTGCTACCACCGAGAACGCCATCTGGGCCCAGCAGTTCGCCAACGTCGCCAACCCGGCGATCCACGAGACCACCACCGGTCCGGAGATCTGGGAAGACACCGACGGTGAAGTGGACATCTTTGTTGCGGGCATCGGTACCGGCGGAACCATCACCGGTGCCGGCCGCTTCCTCAAGAGCAAGAAGGCCTCGGTGCAGATTGTTGCCGTTGAGCCGAAGGATTCGGCGATCCTCAACGGTGGCAAGCCGGGCCCGCACAAGATCCAGGGCTTGGGCGCCAACTTCATCCCCGAGGTACTGGACACCGAGCTGTATGACGAGGTGCTTGACGCCTCGATCGAGAATTCGGTATCCACCGCCCGTGCGTTGGGTGTGCAGGAAGGCATCCTCGGCGGCATCTCCGCCGGCGCGGCCGTCTGGGGCGCCCTGGAAATCGCCAAGCGCGAGGAGAACGCCGGCAAGCTCATCGTCGCCGTCATCCCCGACTTCGGCGAACGCTACATCTCCACGTTGCTCTTTGATGACATCCGTGGCTAA
- the msrA gene encoding peptide-methionine (S)-S-oxide reductase MsrA: MTTFVLAGGCFWCLDAVYQRTRGVTSVVSGYTGGSDPAPNYRAVCSGTTGHAEAVAVTFDPTVVPAEVILDMFFTTHDPTTLNRQGYDVGTQYRSAMFPLNAEQDAIFRASAGKFEEIYPDPLVTIYEAPADFFVAEGIHQDYYNRFPDEGYCQVIIDPKLAKARKYYATWLEEPAEPRS, from the coding sequence CTGACCACCTTTGTCCTGGCCGGCGGCTGCTTCTGGTGCCTCGATGCGGTCTACCAGCGCACGCGTGGGGTCACCTCGGTGGTGTCCGGATATACCGGCGGCAGCGATCCGGCGCCCAACTACCGAGCCGTCTGCTCGGGAACTACCGGCCACGCCGAGGCGGTGGCCGTAACATTCGACCCCACGGTGGTTCCGGCGGAGGTCATACTTGACATGTTCTTCACCACCCACGACCCCACCACGCTGAACCGTCAAGGCTACGACGTGGGCACGCAATATCGCTCAGCCATGTTCCCCCTTAATGCGGAGCAGGACGCGATTTTCCGTGCCAGTGCGGGGAAGTTCGAGGAGATCTACCCCGATCCTCTGGTTACGATCTACGAGGCACCCGCGGACTTCTTTGTGGCCGAAGGTATCCATCAGGATTACTACAATCGCTTCCCCGATGAGGGGTATTGCCAGGTCATCATCGACCCTAAGCTCGCGAAAGCCAGGAAATATTACGCAACATGGCTCGAAGAGCCCGCCGAACCGCGCTCCTGA
- a CDS encoding Nif3-like dinuclear metal center hexameric protein, whose amino-acid sequence MQSNKQQTQGMRIVSGSDAAENGFTDASETVTDAALPNDSSGLSSGSGETGQPEGVPAASTGSLPVTDALNEQENEPALSTPTLGQVMVAVEELWPASLAESWDTVGPVVGRPERKVKRIMFAVDPTLEVVADAVARGTDLLITHHPLLLRPVNSVAATGFKGEAVHLLIESGCALLTAHTNADSAIGGVSDVLADIFGLTDTQPLAPSKDGLPEEGIGRVGMLPEPLQLHEFASRVFSAMPAVAGGVRVAGERAGIVRKVAVCGGAGDSLFDAVRAAEADVYVTADLRHHPASEAREAALNGKPYLIDVSHFASEWLWLPTAAESLKNVLQDLGHEVEVGVSAINTDPWDFILTP is encoded by the coding sequence ATGCAGAGCAACAAGCAGCAAACCCAAGGCATGCGAATCGTCTCCGGGTCGGATGCCGCAGAAAACGGATTCACCGATGCTTCGGAGACGGTGACGGATGCCGCCTTGCCTAACGATTCCTCGGGTCTCTCCAGCGGTTCCGGTGAGACGGGGCAGCCAGAGGGGGTACCGGCAGCAAGCACCGGATCCTTGCCCGTCACCGACGCGCTAAACGAACAAGAGAACGAGCCCGCTTTGAGCACCCCCACGCTGGGTCAGGTGATGGTGGCCGTCGAGGAGCTCTGGCCCGCCTCTCTGGCAGAGTCGTGGGACACCGTGGGACCGGTAGTTGGGCGCCCCGAGCGCAAGGTTAAGCGGATCATGTTTGCCGTTGACCCCACGCTGGAGGTGGTGGCCGATGCCGTTGCCCGCGGCACCGATCTCTTGATCACTCACCACCCGCTATTGCTGCGCCCGGTCAATTCCGTCGCAGCAACGGGTTTTAAGGGCGAAGCGGTACACCTGCTCATCGAGTCAGGTTGCGCCCTGCTGACCGCGCATACCAATGCGGACTCGGCCATCGGCGGAGTATCCGACGTACTGGCCGACATCTTTGGCCTCACCGATACCCAGCCGCTCGCACCGTCCAAGGATGGGCTTCCGGAGGAGGGAATCGGGCGCGTCGGCATGCTCCCGGAACCGCTGCAGCTTCACGAATTCGCCTCACGCGTTTTCTCCGCCATGCCGGCCGTTGCCGGTGGCGTGAGGGTAGCGGGGGAACGCGCCGGGATTGTGCGCAAGGTCGCCGTCTGCGGCGGGGCGGGAGATTCGCTCTTTGACGCCGTCCGCGCCGCCGAGGCCGATGTCTACGTCACCGCCGACCTGCGCCATCATCCGGCCTCCGAGGCCCGCGAGGCGGCATTAAATGGCAAACCGTACCTGATCGACGTTTCACACTTCGCCTCCGAATGGCTCTGGTTACCCACCGCAGCCGAATCGTTGAAGAATGTCCTGCAGGATTTGGGCCACGAGGTGGAAGTTGGCGTCTCTGCCATCAACACCGATCCTTGGGATTTCATCCTCACTCCGTAG